Below is a genomic region from Spirochaetota bacterium.
GGCTGCATCGAGGCCCGGGTGCCCGATACCGCCGTGGTAGTATCGGGCCGCAAGGCCCATCCCCTGCCCGACCCGGAAGGAGCGCTCCTCCAGGGCCTGCGCGCGCCCACGGGCTGTCCGCCGCTCGCCCGGTGCGTGCGCCCCGGCATGTCCGTCGTCATCGTCCACACCGACGCGACGCGCGCGACCCCGAATTCCATGGTTCTTCCCGTGATCGTCGACGAGCTCAACCGCGCGGGCGTTCCCGACTCGCGCATAACGCTCCTGAACGCGACCGGCGCCCACCGCGCCCAGACCGAGGGCGAAATGCGCGCGCTCGTGGGCGGCCCGCTGTTCGCCCGCGTACGCTGCGTACAGCACGACGCCTGCGACGCGGCCGCGCACGCCGCGTGCGGCGCGACGCCCGGGGGAAACCGCGTGGAGCTCGACCGCGCCTACCTGGACGCCCAGTTTAGAATCGTAACCGGGTTCATAGAGCCACACTTCTTCGCGGGCTACAGCGGCGGGCCCAAGGCGATCCTGCCCGGCATCGCCTCGCTCGGGAGCATCACGGCGAACCACGCGGCGCACCTGGTCTCGCACCAGGACGCGACCTGGGGGGTCACGGAGGGGAACCCGGTGTGGGAGGAGATGGCGGCGGCCGCGCGGCTCGCGCCGCCCGACTTTTGCGTGAACGTGAGCCTGGATCCCGACGCGCGCGTGACGGGCGTCTTCGCGGGCGAGCTCTTCGCCGCGCACGCCGCGGGATGCGCCTTTGTGCGGGAGCACGCGATGGCGGGGGTGGACGAGGCCTTCGACGTGACGATCGCGACCAACAGCGGCTACCCGCTCGACCAGAACCTCTACCAGGCGGTCAAGGGAATGAGCGCGGCGGCGCGCGTCACGCGCCCCGGCGGGACGATCATCATCGCCGCGGCGTGCGAGGAAGGGCTCCCCTCCCACGGAAATTACGCGGCGCTCCTGGGCCGCTACCCCGCGGCCCGTGACGCGCACGCGGCGCTGGGCGGACTCTCCGACACCATGCCCGACCAGTGGCAGGCGCTCATCCACGCCCGCATCGCCGCGGACTTCGACGTCCGCATCTTCACCGGCGGGCTCGACGATGCCTCCGCTTCGCGCGCCTGGCTCATCCGCACGCCCTCCGTGGAAAAGGCGCTTGCCGATGCGCTGGACGTAATGAAAGGCGGCCGGGTGGGCATCCTGCCCGACGGGCCGCTGGTCATCCCCTTCCTCAAACCCCGGAATTGACGGGGCGCGTCCCTAGAACATCAGGTATCCCTGCACCAGGAGGAACTGACCGCCCAGGTACGTGCTCATGGTATAGAGCCGCTCATGCGGAATTTCCCGCGCGAACTTGTTGTAGGCGTTCACCGTATCGGACACCATGAAGACGAACGCGCCCGCCATCGCGAGGAGCGCCCCCATGAAACGCACCGTCCCGAGCGGCAGCACTGTCGCCGCGCCCATGAGCACGATTATGGCGATATAAGCGACGATCGCCGGAAGCATCTTCCCCGCGTGGGGGGCTATGAGCCGGTACCCGGTCGCTCCCGTCGCGACGAAGACCGCGAGCGCGCACCATCCCCAGGCGGGGACGTTCCCCGCACTCCCCATATACGAAGCGAACACGATGATGTACAACACGTGCCCGGCCAGGAAGGCCGCGAGCCCCGGCTTGAACCAGCGGCGCGTTTTTTCAGGGTCGGGGATCATGAGAAAGATGTCGCCCAGCCAACCCCCGGCAAGCGCCGCGACCATGATCCAGTTGACGCTGGGCGCGGCCGCGGCGTAGTAGAGGGCGAGCGAGAGCACGAGGAAGGGCTTGGTGGCATAACGGCCCGGGAGCGAACTCAGCGCCTCGGCGGCGAGGTGCGCGAGGGCGGTCGCGGCGAAAAAGGCGAGCAGGACGACGTGAAGTTCCATTAATACGCTCCTTATACCGGTATGGGCGCGATCACCTGCGACGAGGCAAGCACCCAGGTGATGATGCACGCGTTCAGGACGGCGCCCGCGTAGATCGTGCCCGTGAGCTGGTGCATCCACGCCGAGAGCGCGGCCGTGAGCGCGAAGAGGGCGAGCATGGGAAATATATTGATCACGAAAACCACGAAGAGCCCGTTAGGGCCCGTGAAGGGAATGAACCCGTTTATGAAGAGCGGGACGTACT
It encodes:
- the larA gene encoding nickel-dependent lactate racemase, whose amino-acid sequence is MMIRLPYGRGCIEARVPDTAVVVSGRKAHPLPDPEGALLQGLRAPTGCPPLARCVRPGMSVVIVHTDATRATPNSMVLPVIVDELNRAGVPDSRITLLNATGAHRAQTEGEMRALVGGPLFARVRCVQHDACDAAAHAACGATPGGNRVELDRAYLDAQFRIVTGFIEPHFFAGYSGGPKAILPGIASLGSITANHAAHLVSHQDATWGVTEGNPVWEEMAAAARLAPPDFCVNVSLDPDARVTGVFAGELFAAHAAGCAFVREHAMAGVDEAFDVTIATNSGYPLDQNLYQAVKGMSAAARVTRPGGTIIIAAACEEGLPSHGNYAALLGRYPAARDAHAALGGLSDTMPDQWQALIHARIAADFDVRIFTGGLDDASASRAWLIRTPSVEKALADALDVMKGGRVGILPDGPLVIPFLKPRN
- a CDS encoding lysoplasmalogenase, yielding MELHVVLLAFFAATALAHLAAEALSSLPGRYATKPFLVLSLALYYAAAAPSVNWIMVAALAGGWLGDIFLMIPDPEKTRRWFKPGLAAFLAGHVLYIIVFASYMGSAGNVPAWGWCALAVFVATGATGYRLIAPHAGKMLPAIVAYIAIIVLMGAATVLPLGTVRFMGALLAMAGAFVFMVSDTVNAYNKFAREIPHERLYTMSTYLGGQFLLVQGYLMF